The following proteins come from a genomic window of Diorhabda sublineata isolate icDioSubl1.1 chromosome 7, icDioSubl1.1, whole genome shotgun sequence:
- the LOC130447019 gene encoding vanin-like protein 1, translating into MAVGKVHLVCFFVLTVFQCVKGDYIAAVVEYQPIILSSVNETVEQNLVQYVWYIEKAKESNVQIIVFPEYGLTGIVNDTTGYAIQIPNVGNETDFENYWLQKLSNAARGNGIYVVTNLLEKAIDESNKTLYYSTNLVFDKNGKIVAKYRKINLSSEPQLTPGNPDQNQTTFITDFGITFGVFSSQDIFFSNPSKTILSKNVTDVVYPTSWSSFLPYFHSLTTQSGYAIANRINLLAAGLDIPEVGIGGSGIWGADGTAFAYYISGNAGSKLLIATVKNTPDMRVLGEGTKLRGFENLDNNVANHLDTYNASRFFDYDKYSFKTLNISRLNVSKEVCYKGFCCQFSVNVSYAPVNSEEVYRIMAYTGPIGILGSKKTHKICSLIGCATSDISTCGKHNVGLTTKFKRISVNTSISSDSYSFYRPISLTTNLVPVFNSTFNLVIANHARKVVYLNDQEPTDVVAFGIMETSSAVSNTFNIVFFTCIFVFHRLFL; encoded by the exons ATGGCAGTGGGAAAAGTCCATTTAGTTTGTTTCTTTGTACTTACAGTATTTCAATGTGTAAAAGGG GATTATATAGCAGCTGTTGTCGAATATCAACCGATTATTCTGAGCTCTGTAAACGAAACTGTGGAACAAAATTTAGTTCAATACGTTTGGTATATAGAAAAAGCTAAg GAAAGTAACGTacaaattatagtttttccCGAATACGGTTTGACTGGAATCGTTAATGATACAACTGGATATGCAATTCAAATTCCTAATGTTGGTAACGAGACCGATTTCGAAAATTAT TGGTTACAAAAACTATCAAACGCAGCTCGTGGTAATGGAATATATGTTGTAacgaatttattagaaaaagcGATAGACGAATCCAATAAAACATTGTATTATAGTACTAACCttgtatttgataaaaatggaaaaatagttGCTAA ATATCGTAAAATAAATCTTTCGTCCGAACCTCAATTAACACCAGGAAATCCTGACCAAAATCAAACAACATTCATTACTGATTTTGGTATCACGTTTGGTGTATTTTCCAGTCAGGACATCTTTTTCAGTAATCCTTCGAAAACTATACTTTCTAAAAACGTAACTGATGTCGTGTATCCAACTTCTTGGTCATCATTTTTACCTTACTTTCATT cATTAACAACGCAATCCGGATACGCAATTGCCAATAGAATAAATCTTTTGGCGGCTGGTTTGGATATCCCAGAAGTAGGAATAGGTGGTAGTGGGATATGGGGGGCAGATGGTACTGCATTTGCTTATTACATCTCAGGAAACGCCGGAAGTAAATTATTGATAGCCACTGTTAAAAATACTCCGGATATGAGAGTTTTA GGAGAAGGAACGAAATTAAGAGGATTCGAAAATTTGGATAACAACGTTGCCAATCATTTAGATACATACAACGCCAGTAGATTCTTCGattatgataaatattcattcaaaacttTAAACATATCTCGATTGAATGTTAGTAAAGAAGTTTGCTACAAGGGTTTCTGTTGCCAATTCTCGGTTAACGTATCTTATGCGCCTGTCAACTCAGAGGAAGTCTATAg aattatgGCTTACACCGGCCCCATTGGAATATTAGGTAGTAAAAAAACCCATAAAATATGTTCTTTGATTGGTTGCGCCACTTCTGATATAAGTACTTGCGGTAAACACAACGTGGGACTTACGActaaatttaaaagaatatcAGTGAACACGAGCATCTCGAGTGATTCTTACTCATTCTATCGACCGATATCTCTAACTACAAACCTTGTACCGGTGTTTAATAGTACCTTTAATCTCGTTATTGCAAATCACGCGAGGAAAGTAGTTTATTTGAATGATCAAGAACCGACCGATGTTGTCGCTTTTGGAATAATGGAAACTAGTAGCGCCGTTTCCAACACGTTCAATATCGTATTCTTTACctgtatttttgtatttcatcgtttatttttgtaa